A DNA window from Sulfitobacter noctilucicola contains the following coding sequences:
- a CDS encoding rhodanese-like domain-containing protein, giving the protein MTGPNDSDLKTTPSHRMRRGILVGGAATLASGLLAGAQWFNIAGEIAEGDLSAPDAAQAAAAGDVILIDIRRPDEWARTGIGIDAVPIDMRVADFTDRLLEVTQGRTDFPVALICARGVRSAKLALQLEAAGFSKVIDVPEGMLGSGAGPGWIKRGLPVNRDVPFAEG; this is encoded by the coding sequence ATGACCGGACCTAACGATTCGGATCTGAAAACGACCCCGTCGCATAGGATGCGGCGGGGCATCCTTGTTGGCGGGGCCGCGACGTTGGCCTCAGGTCTGCTGGCGGGGGCGCAGTGGTTCAATATCGCCGGTGAAATAGCCGAAGGCGATCTGAGCGCGCCGGATGCTGCACAGGCCGCTGCCGCCGGCGATGTCATTTTAATTGATATCCGCAGGCCCGATGAATGGGCGCGAACGGGCATTGGCATTGATGCTGTACCGATCGATATGCGTGTCGCCGACTTTACCGACCGTTTGCTGGAAGTGACGCAGGGCAGGACCGACTTTCCCGTGGCGCTTATCTGCGCACGCGGCGTCCGCTCAGCCAAACTTGCTTTGCAGCTGGAGGCTGCGGGGTTCAGCAAAGTGATCGATGTACCCGAAGGAATGCTTGGCTCAGGGGCCGGACCAGGGTGGATCAAGCGTGGCTTGCCGGTCAACCGCGATGTGCCGTTCGCAGAAGGCTAA
- a CDS encoding YHS domain-containing (seleno)protein: MNRFKTSVAAAIAAVMLTTPAFAGDQYVDATGFAASGYDVVAYFDLPQTAVGTPQAAAVPGNSGITAEYNGATFAFSSEENKAKFEADPARYAPQYDGHCAYGVSKGGKVPGNPNLWRIVDDKLYLNITKNVVGFWEEDIPGNINLAENNWPSIEPADASDSPIPKFTSAAPVK; the protein is encoded by the coding sequence ATGAACCGCTTCAAGACTTCTGTGGCCGCAGCGATTGCCGCCGTTATGCTGACAACGCCTGCCTTTGCCGGTGATCAATATGTGGACGCGACCGGCTTTGCGGCGTCCGGATATGATGTAGTGGCATATTTCGATTTGCCGCAAACCGCAGTGGGCACACCACAGGCCGCTGCGGTCCCCGGCAATTCCGGGATCACGGCTGAATATAACGGAGCCACGTTTGCCTTCTCCAGCGAAGAGAACAAAGCCAAGTTCGAAGCGGACCCAGCGCGGTACGCACCGCAGTATGATGGTCACTGTGCTTACGGTGTGTCCAAGGGCGGTAAGGTGCCGGGCAACCCGAACCTGTGGCGCATTGTGGATGACAAGTTGTATCTCAATATTACCAAGAATGTGGTGGGGTTCTGGGAAGAAGACATTCCCGGCAATATTAATCTGGCTGAAAACAACTGGCCGTCGATCGAGCCAGCGGATGCGTCCGACAGCCCCATTCCCAAGTTCACGTCCGCTGCCCCTGTGAAATGA
- a CDS encoding SseB family protein — protein MTDLTPLDEAHAAMTMAEQDDAARLRFYERIADVELYLLIEAEPESDQINPVLLDEGYVLVFDRAERLAAYVGEAAPYVALSGRAIAGMLEGQDLGMAVNIGVAPSEILLPAGAVAWLRDTLAHGAGEVDARIEVVLPPRGLPESLITAIDAKLATATGMAAGAFLVAVEYAGGGRGHLLAFVGAIPRAQDALVRAASEALTFSGIEAGAMDVGFFAPNDPTVAKLAKVGLRFDLPQGEGLQHTPRMPPGSDPSKPPILK, from the coding sequence ATGACTGATCTGACCCCGCTGGATGAAGCTCACGCCGCAATGACAATGGCGGAGCAGGACGACGCGGCCCGCTTGCGGTTTTATGAACGTATCGCGGATGTCGAGCTTTACCTCTTGATCGAGGCTGAGCCCGAAAGCGACCAGATTAATCCGGTGCTTCTGGATGAGGGGTATGTCCTTGTCTTTGACCGCGCCGAACGTCTGGCCGCCTATGTCGGGGAAGCCGCACCTTACGTGGCGCTGTCAGGGCGCGCGATTGCAGGTATGCTGGAAGGGCAGGATCTGGGCATGGCGGTAAACATCGGCGTCGCGCCGTCCGAAATCCTTTTGCCTGCGGGTGCCGTGGCTTGGCTGCGTGACACGTTGGCTCATGGCGCGGGCGAAGTAGACGCGCGCATTGAAGTTGTCTTGCCGCCCAGGGGACTACCCGAAAGCCTGATCACCGCAATCGACGCCAAACTGGCCACGGCAACCGGCATGGCCGCAGGGGCGTTTCTGGTCGCCGTCGAATATGCGGGCGGTGGGCGCGGTCACCTGCTTGCCTTTGTCGGTGCCATCCCGCGCGCGCAGGATGCGCTGGTGCGTGCGGCGTCAGAGGCGCTGACCTTTTCAGGGATTGAGGCCGGTGCAATGGACGTCGGGTTCTTCGCGCCAAACGACCCGACCGTGGCGAAATTGGCAAAGGTGGGGCTGCGCTTTGATCTACCGCAGGGCGAAGGCTTGCAACATACGCCGCGGATGCCACCCGGTTCGGACCCTTCAAAGCCGCCAATTCTGAAATAA
- a CDS encoding uracil-DNA glycosylase family protein: protein MTDMRDDLRRCTICAERFAATATAHRPNPVVWFAPKARLLIASQAPGIRVHEANTPFWDNSGKRLRDWLGLDEAIFYDRDKVAIIPMGFCFPGYDAKGSDLPPPPVCARTWREAALKTVPDIRLKVLIGGYAMKYHLPGFTKVTEAVAGWRDHPPGIFALPHPSWRNTGWLKKNPWFEAEVLPRLRKSVKEVLND, encoded by the coding sequence ATGACAGATATGCGAGACGATTTGCGGCGGTGCACGATCTGCGCTGAACGCTTTGCGGCGACAGCGACCGCGCACAGGCCTAATCCGGTGGTCTGGTTCGCACCAAAAGCGCGGCTGCTGATCGCGTCGCAGGCACCCGGTATCAGGGTCCACGAGGCGAATACACCGTTCTGGGACAACTCGGGAAAGCGCTTGCGGGACTGGCTCGGCCTTGATGAGGCCATATTTTATGACCGCGACAAAGTAGCGATCATTCCAATGGGGTTTTGCTTTCCCGGTTATGACGCAAAAGGCAGCGATTTGCCGCCGCCGCCGGTCTGTGCGCGCACATGGCGCGAGGCCGCTCTCAAGACGGTGCCTGACATCCGGTTGAAGGTGCTCATCGGGGGGTATGCGATGAAGTATCATCTGCCGGGCTTCACCAAGGTTACGGAGGCCGTGGCAGGCTGGCGCGACCACCCGCCGGGCATCTTTGCCTTGCCCCATCCTTCGTGGCGCAATACCGGATGGCTCAAGAAGAATCCGTGGTTCGAGGCAGAGGTGCTGCCGCGTCTGCGCAAATCGGTGAAAGAGGTATTGAATGACTGA
- a CDS encoding ArsR/SmtB family transcription factor: MKIEANAIPPLTLAADSFAALGSEQRLSVLRCLVRAGPDGLSIGDLGERTGVTGSTLTHHLKLLTATGLVKQERRGRSTICAAVAYAEIEALAQFLLTECCADASAPCKDHDHD, translated from the coding sequence ATGAAAATAGAAGCAAATGCCATCCCGCCCCTTACCCTTGCCGCTGATAGCTTTGCAGCATTGGGCTCAGAACAACGCCTTTCTGTGCTTCGCTGCCTTGTGCGCGCCGGCCCTGACGGGCTGAGCATCGGGGATCTGGGGGAGCGAACCGGCGTGACCGGCTCAACGCTTACGCACCATCTGAAGCTTCTCACGGCGACAGGTCTTGTCAAACAAGAGCGCCGCGGCCGCAGCACAATCTGTGCCGCCGTTGCCTATGCCGAAATCGAAGCTCTGGCACAGTTTCTGCTAACTGAATGCTGTGCGGACGCCTCCGCCCCCTGCAAGGATCATGACCATGACTGA